Proteins encoded together in one Triticum dicoccoides isolate Atlit2015 ecotype Zavitan chromosome 7B, WEW_v2.0, whole genome shotgun sequence window:
- the LOC119340083 gene encoding L-ascorbate oxidase homolog → MSPPISLCVFVLLSSLLAAARAEDPYRFYTWNVTFGDIYPLGVKQQGILINGQFPGPQIDAVTNDNIVINVFNNLPAPFLLSWQGIQQRRSSWQDGVYGTNCPIPPGGNFTYNMQFKDQIGSYYYFPSLAFHKAAGGYGGIRVLSRPRIPVPFDPPAGDFTILAGDWFKLNHTDLKGILDSGNDLPFPDGLLINGHGSNGNKFTVDQGKTYRFRVSNVGISTSVNIRIQGHSLLLVEVEGSHTMQNTYSSLDVHLGQSYSFLVTADQPPQDYTIVVSTRFTNPVLTNTATLHYSNSNGVPAALPPPPGPTIEIDWSLNQARSIRWNLTASGPRPNPQGSYHYGQVNTTRTMRLANSRVSINGKLRYAVNSVSFIPADTPLKVADFYNIQGVFTLGSMPDVPSGGPAYLQTAVMASNMRDYVEVVFENAEGSVQSWHIDGYAFWVVGMDGGQWTPASRQNYNLRDAIARYTLQVYPGAWTAIYMPLDNVGMWNVRSESWGRQYLGQQFYLRVYSPANSWRDENPIPKNALLCGRASGRRTRPL, encoded by the exons ATGTCGCCGCCAATCTCGCTCTGCGTCTtcgtcctcctctcctccctcctcgcGGCGGCCAGGGCCGAGGACCCCTACCGCTTCTACACCTGGAACGTCACCTTCGGCGACATCTACCCGCTCGGCGTCAAGCAGCAG gggaTCCTGATCAACGGGCAGTTCCCGGGGCCGCAGATCGACGCCGTCACCAACGACAACATCGtcatcaacgtcttcaacaacctgCCCGCACCATTCCTCCTCTCCTG GCAGGGGATTCAGCAGAGGAGGAGCTCATGGCAAGACGGCGTGTACGGCACAAACTGCCCGATCCCTCCAGGGGGCAATTTCACCTACAACATGCAGTTCAAGGACCAGATCGGGAGCTACTACTACTTCCCTTCTCTCGCGTTCCATAAGGCGGCGGGCGGGTACGGTGGCATCAGGGTCCTTAGCCGCCCGAGGATCCCTGTTCCGTTTGACCCCCCTGCCGGTGATTTCACCATCTTGGCTGGTGACTGGTTCAAGCTCAACCACACT GATTTGAAAGGCATTCTGGACAGTGGTAACGACCTTCCCTTCCCTGATGGTCTCCTTATCAATGGCCATGGCTCGAATGGCAACAAGTTCACAGTAGACCAAG GCAAAACATACCGTTTTCGAGTGTCGAACGTGGGCATCTCGACCTCGGTGAACATAAGGATCCAGGGCCATTCCTTGCTCCTGGTGGAGGTGGAGGGGTCGCACACCATGCAGAACACCTACTCGTCGCTTGACGTCCACCTAGGCCAGTCCTACTCGTTCCTCGTGACGGCCGACCAGCCACCCCAGGACTACACCATCGTCGTCTCGACGCGCTTCACCAACCCCGTGCTCACCAACACCGCCACGCTCCATTACAGCAACTCGAATGGCGTCCCCGCGGCGTTGCCGCCTCCCCCAGGGCCGACGATCGAGATCGACTGGTCTCTGAATCAGGCCAGATCAATCCG GTGGAACCTGACGGCAAGCGGACCAAGGCCGAACCCTCAAGGCTCATACCACTACGGCCAAGTGAACACGACGAGAACGATGAGGCTCGCCAACTCGCGGGTCTCCATCAACGGCAAGCTGAGGTACGCGGTGAACAGCGTGTCCTTCATCCCGGCCGACACCCCGCTCAAGGTGGCCGACTTCTACAACATCCAGGGCGTGTTCACGCTGGGTAGCATGCCCGACGTCCCGTCCGGCGGCCCCGCGTACCTCCAGACGGCCGTCATGGCGTCCAACATGAGGGACTACGTCGAGGTCGTCTTCGAGAACGCCGAGGGCTCTGTGCAGTCCTGGCACATCGACGGCTACGCCTTCTGGGTCGTGGG GATGGACGGAGGGCAGTGGACGCCGGCGAGCCGTCAGAACTACAACCTGAGGGACGCGATCGCCCGGTACACGTTGCAG GTGTATCCTGGGGCGTGGACGGCGATCTACATGCCGCTGGACAACGTGGGGATGTGGAACGTGCGGTCGGAGAGCTGGGGCAGGCAGTACCTGGGCCAGCAGTTCTACCTCCGGGTCTACTCGCCGGCCAACTCGTGGCGGGACGAGAACCCCATCCCCAAGAACGCGCTGCTCTGCGGCCGCGCCTCCGGCCGCCGGACCAGGCCACTCTGA